The DNA window AGTATTAATAACATGATATGACAGGCCCTATGGCCAAGGAGGACAACATGCCATTAGTTACTACTACAGAAATGTTCAAAAAAGCCTATGAAGGCGGCTATGCTGTTGGCGCTTTCAATGTAAACAACATGGAAATCGTACAAGGTATCGTAGATGCAGCCAAAGAGGAACAATCCCCTCTTATCTTACAAGTATCTGCAGGCGCTCGTAAATATGCTAAACATATTTACCTTGTGAAACTCGTAGAAGCAGCTCTTGAAGACAGCAATTTACCTATCGCTCTTCACCTTGATCACGGCGATTCCTTTGAAATCTGTAAAGACTGTGTAGATGGTGGTTTCACATCTGTTATGATCGACGCATCTCATCATGACTTTGATGAAAACGTAAAAATTACTAAACAAGTTGTTGAATATGCTCACGCTCATGGCGTTGTAGTCGAAGCAGAATTGGGCCGTTTGGCTGGCGTAGAAGATGATGTAAATGTATCTGATGCAGATGCTCGTTTCACTGACCCAGAACAAGCAGCTGAATTCGTACATCTTACAGGCGTAGACTCCTTAGCAATTGCTATTGGTACTAGCCACGGCGCTTACAAATTCAAAGGCGACCCTTACCTCGACTTCGATCGTTTGAAAAAAGTTGGCGAATTGTTGCCTGACTTCCCTATCGTATTGCATGGCGCATCCTCCGTATTGCCTGAATTCGTAGCAAAATGTAACGAATTTGGTGGCAACATTCCTGGTGCACAAGGCGTACCTGAAGAAATGCTTCGCAAAGCAGCTCAAATGGCAGTTTGCAAAATCAACATCGATACAGACCTTCGTCTTGCTATGACTGCATCCGTACGTGAATACTTGGCTCAAAACCCATCTGAATTTGACCCTCGTAAATACTTAGGACCAGCTCGTGATGCTATTAAAGGCATGGTAGCTCACAAAATTAAAAATGTATTGGGTTCTTCCAACAAACTATAATCAATGGCTAGTGGATTTTTAAAAGGAACCTTAATTTTAACCATTG is part of the Veillonella sp. genome and encodes:
- the fba gene encoding class II fructose-1,6-bisphosphate aldolase is translated as MPLVTTTEMFKKAYEGGYAVGAFNVNNMEIVQGIVDAAKEEQSPLILQVSAGARKYAKHIYLVKLVEAALEDSNLPIALHLDHGDSFEICKDCVDGGFTSVMIDASHHDFDENVKITKQVVEYAHAHGVVVEAELGRLAGVEDDVNVSDADARFTDPEQAAEFVHLTGVDSLAIAIGTSHGAYKFKGDPYLDFDRLKKVGELLPDFPIVLHGASSVLPEFVAKCNEFGGNIPGAQGVPEEMLRKAAQMAVCKINIDTDLRLAMTASVREYLAQNPSEFDPRKYLGPARDAIKGMVAHKIKNVLGSSNKL